One genomic segment of Hordeum vulgare subsp. vulgare chromosome 2H, MorexV3_pseudomolecules_assembly, whole genome shotgun sequence includes these proteins:
- the LOC123427463 gene encoding F-box protein PP2-A13-like, translating to MGAGASSMAGAEGWGQTSLGDMPESCVAPVLLYLDPPEICLVARLNRAFRGAASADCVWATKLPANYRYLAALAAAADDDSSSDGSVEGNGRCCSSAATKKEKYARLCRPTPFDGGTKEFWIQKSKGGLCMSISSKALAITGIDDRRYWSHLTTDESRFHSVAYLQQIWWLEVAGEIDFCFPAGSYSLHFRLHLGRPHKRMGRRVYDSELIHGWDVKPTRFQLSTSDGQHTISDYHLDGPGQWILYHVGDFVISSSDESTKLKFSMMQIDCTHTKGGLCVDSVFIYPKDHRPEECIRK from the exons ATGGGGGCGGGGGCTTCGAGCATGGCGGGGGCGGAGGGGTGGGGCCAGACGTCGCTGGGCGACATGCCGGAGAGCTGCGTGGCGCCGGTGCTGCTCTACCTCGACCCGCCGGAGATATGCCTCGTCGCCCGCCTCAACCGGGCGTTCCGCGGCGCGGCCTCCGCCGACTGCGTCTGGGCCACCAAGCTTCCCGCCAACTACCGGTacctcgccgccctcgccgcggcGGCCGACGACGACAGCAGCAGCGACGGCTCAGTGGAGGGCAATGGTAGGTGCTGCTCCTCCGCGGCGACCAAGAAGGAGAAGTACGCGCGCCTGTGCAGGCCAACCCCCTTCGATGGGGGCACCAAG GAATTCTGGATCCAGAAGAGCAAGGGTGGTCTTTGCATGTCCATCTCCTCAAAGGCTTTGGCAATTACCGGTATCGACGATCGGCGGTATTGGAGCCACCTCACCACAGACGAGTCAAG ATTCCATAGTGTTGCCTACCTTCAGCAAATATGGTGGCTGGAGGTGGCTGGGGAGATTGATTTCTGCTTCCCTGCTGGTTCATATAGCCTTCACTTCCGGCTCCACTTAGGCCGGCCGCACAAGCGCATGGGCCGTCGGGTCTATGATTCTGAGCTCATCCACGGTTGGGACGTTAAACCGACACGGTTTCAGCTCTCAACTTCAGATGGCCAGCACACAATATCCGACTATCATCTAGATGGACCAGGACAGTGGATCCTTTACCATGTCGGTGATTTTGTCATATCGAGTTCGGATGAGTCGACCAAGCTCAAGTTCTCTATGATGCAGATTGATTGCACGCATACGAAAGGTGGCCTATGTGTCGACTCTGTTTTCATTTACCCTAAGGATCATCGGCCCGAGGAGTGCATACGCAAGTAA